CGCATGTACCTCCACCCGGACAGTCCGGCCACGGGGGAGCAGTGGATGTCCAAAGTGGTCAACTTCCACAAACTCAAACTGACCAACAACATGTCAGACAAACACGGATTTGTAAGTTTGGATTTTATGTATCATTTTTTATAACCAAGATGCTGCCATACAGGGCTTTTCAGGTTCAGGTGATTTTCTGTGATGTATaatgtataatgtatatatatgatCTACACGTAATTAAGTCTTTCTttattataaacataaaaatgaTCATTAAACGAGACGAATTAGAGATTATTTCCCAAGATTTCCAGATTTTTCTCATCTTTCAAAAACctgttcttattcttattcttattcgtATTCTTATTCGTATTATCTGCAGACAATCCTCAACTCGATGCACAAATACCAGCCGAGGTTCCACATAGTGAAGGTGAATGACATCCTCAAGCTGCCGTACAGCACCTTCAGGACCTATGTCTTCTCTGAGACTGAGTTCATCGCAGTGACAGCGTATCAGAACGACAAGGTGAGAGTTGGACTTGTTCACTCTGCAAAGGATTCACTTTGTCTGGACTCAAGAGCTCAATGTTtcatcattttcattattttcatcattGGCAGCTATTTCAGTCAGTAAAGACATTTCTCTGTTGTTAGATCACGCAGCTGAAAATAGACAACAATCCTTTCGCCAAGGGATTCAGAGAAATGGGCAAcgggagaagagaaaagaggcaaGTTCATTATTTGAGTTATTGATTCATTAAATGTACAAGTATTGttagtatcattattattagtattattattataatacaaaTCATTATTATAACTAGTATTTTTTAAGTAGTATTAGCATTGTTTTTATGGTTATTACTGACTTATTATTTGACTAGACTGGATTTAAATATCACAGCTGGGTCATGGTACACTTTTAATACTGTTTGGTAGTTTAATCTAGAACAAGGTACAGTGGCTACAAAGAGTCTTGTTTTGGATTTTGTGCATGGTCAGGTTTAAATTATAATGTTGAGCAATCacaatttatttgaaattataacacaaacatctctgggTTGTTCTTGTCCATACTGGATACATCAGGCCCAATATGTGAACCTCTCAGTTTAAGACATCAACTAAAGCTAGCTGGAGTAAGGATTTAGTAAACCTGCAGTCTCGTCGCTGAAAATAGATTGTATAACATTTTGAGTTAGTTCTTCACAGGTAGCATCTTCATGCTTTGAGTCATTTCAAAGAGTTTGGACACTCTTCTGTCTGAAGTTTGAGGGAATGATGATcagggaaataaaaatgaaactcaGAGTGACAGCTACAGACTTAAAGGAATCATTGGAATCTATAATGATCATGGTTTCAAAgtttatgtattttacaatataaCATCAGAGTGTATGTCCCATAGCTGAAGATCAGGAGAAGTTGATGATGCAACAGGCCAGTGACCCTAAACATCAAAGTAAATCTATACATAATCATTTTAAATCTGAAAATCCACACTTTGGAGTCAAGGCTCAGATCTTAACCCAACAGAAAACCTGTGGACTGAACTCCAAAAGACATGCATAACTTGTCCCTCTGAGCAACAAGGGCACACTGAGAAAAAAATTTCTAACCCGTAGTCCTGACCCTGGAAATTTAAGGATAAGGTTTGACTGTTGGGACAGGGTTAAAATGCTGGTGGGGAATAGAACAAATCATACcttttttgtaataaaaagTCTGGGCCTAATCACcagaaataataatattgacaatcataataatgtcaacaaatattttgtatgaaattataaaaattagattttttttcaagATCGCTGAATTACCCGATTGAGCATTTAATTGTGTCTGTATTATACCAGAGTCATGTACACCATGGGTTCCTAAACCTCAaagtgacaaaacaaaacagttacatgatcaatttaaaatgatataaaacagGTAAAAATAATCAAAGTCATCACACTGGAGTTGTCTCCACTGTGGTGGGAGAACCATACCAGTGTAAACAGTTTCAACCATAGCCCTCATATATAAAACACAGTGTCTTAGCCAGTAAAACGCTGCTGTTACCAGTATTCTCACATCAGTCTCACTCAGTTGTTGATGTTTTATCCTAAAAATCCGCAATAATTTCTATTATGTCAGGAAACTACAACATTCATCACAAAAACCTAAACAGATGCGGATGACCAACCTGAAACCTGAACCTATTCAAGATTCACCTCCACAATATCCCGGTAATCCTGAATCTCCAGGTGCAGAAACACAGACTCAACATAtaatacttgttttttttaatgcgtCACATTCAGTGATGCCACAAACAAGAACACAAAATCAataatcttgtttttgtttttcaagatgCCGATGAAAGTGATGTTGATGAAAATGATCATGTTGTGGACATTCttcaagagaagaaagaaacgaGACCAGGGCCAAAGATTTCCATCACAGGCAGCAGGGTACAGACTCCAGACAGAACTCAGAGAGAAACCGACTCAAGAAGCAGCCGTGTCCTTAGTACAACAGCTGATGGAGCGAGTGGATCTGAGCCTCAAGACTCCGAGAAGGAACAAATGTGCAAATTGCACAGCACTGTTGCTCAGAGTTGTGTTTATCCACTGGAATCAAACAGCCACCTGTGGGATCCGAGCAGCCCCAGCAGTGTATACCGCTCTGCTCAGGTGAACACCTGGAACAGCTGCAGCGCTGCGGACAGAGCGGCATCGTGTGGACTGAACCCGGCAGCAGCCTTCAGGACTCCATCAGCTGCAGGGTTTCCCTTCAGCCTCCAACAGCACGCACTGGTGCAGGTAAACACAGAACCAATGACCTGCTGATCAAACACTTGAAATACTTACAGGACACATGCATTTCCCTAATAGATGGATCAATCTGAAGATCTCTGACTCACTGAGCTAACATGGTTGAAAAAAAGATCAAGATCCTTACACAAGTTTCAATATTTCACTGGAAGTGTAATTTAACAGAACTGAGCATTCAGTAAGTGTACAGAAGCACAGAAGTGTTTTGAATAAATTATCGCACTCTTAAAAGTGAAATTACTCATCATCCCCAGCATTTTGATGGGTTTCCATATAGCAGTATAATGAttgacataaacattttttttctatataaactaataatatattataattttagGTTTATATTCTGAtatctattatatattaatgtatattaaaatattattctGATGATTGAGGCATACTTGTATGTGTAAACTGGGCTTTGCTGCCTGAGCTGCACATGAAAATCGAATAATGGAGGTGTTTTAAATTCCTGATTTTCAACCACAAAGTAGCACAAAAGTTATTTCTTGATGACCATCCAGTGAAATTAATGCGGTCAAAATCCACAGTCCGCATTCCTggaaagatttttgtaaataacctACTGGGAATCAGCATTGATCTTTTTGTGAAATTCAAAGTAATTAAAGGAATTCATGGGATGTCATTATGCAAATAAAAGTATTATGGGACACATTATACTTCTCGCAGCATATGGTATAAACTGCTCTTTAAGCCTGTCAGGACTCATGATTGGACCTGAGCTGTATCTTTAATTCCTTATATGTTGTATGTGTTTCCTTCTCGTTAACAGGACCTGTTGGGTCTTTCCCACTTTGGAGGCCTTGTGTTTtatcctttcaccagcttgtcTCTACGGTCCAAAGTGGATTTCAGAGCCTGCCCAAGTGTCCACAGCCGGGACTACTTCACCTATCCGAtgttatcttcatctgttcctcGTGTGATTGGCGGCGGATTGAAATATCTCATCCCTGATCTGCTAATGCTTCCCACAACAGAGCAGGAGAACTTGGTTGATGATGCGGACATTGACTGCAGTAAGGACGAGTCACAAACAGGGAGACAATTCTGATCTAATCTTAAATGGAGTTACTGCTGCTCTGAAATGTCCCTGCATGAGGTGGACCCACTCCCAGCTACACACTTGAAAGGCTCTTCTGTGAATGTCAAAATGAAAATTGAGGGTCAACTTGCATTTTGGTAAAGTCTGTatcttcctgaaaatgtgaCCCAAGGTTGAATCACTGTTTTGATGAAATTTGCTTTATTTCAACAAAATGTTGCTGAGTTTGTAAATAACATCCTAAATTGTTATATAATTAAAATGCCGGTTGGTGGATGACATGGAAGCTGAATTTATGTCTTTTCTAGAGTCAGAAAAGGTCACATCTTTGAATCCAGAAACCAGAAGAAAAGTCCAGTGTGTCTGAATTAGGAGGAGCAGAAATGTAATACAATATTACTAATGATGCTTTCATTATTCCTGAACCTGagaattgttgtgttttttcgtTAGAACTGCTTCACTGAGTCCGCCATGATGCACCTCCCTCCAGACTCCAACAGACCAATCAAACACAGTCACATGCAGTcaaatgtcaaaggtcaaagtttaACTCCGTATGAAGCTATACCGCGGATTTGCTTCGCTACAGGAAACTTATCTTTCATTTGCCCCTTTGCTTGCATCGATTGGAGGTGGGCAGTGGGCAGAGCTTGGCCACTGCTACATTCACTTATTTGATCGTGCCCTCAGAACAGGAGGGGTGAGGGGAGGCAGTTAGTTGCAATATGCATCTTCACCTCCAGAAGCCACTACATCCTACAAACTGAAACAATTTTCTGAACAGAGTTTGGCCTTTAAATTGTCGAAATTGACTTAAGAAATGTAAAGTCCAAGGATTTAAACACACGCAAATTTAAGTAAATACCTCAAAGACATTTACTTTCTTGGCATTTGAAGAATGCATGGATGCATGCAAACATCAGTGTATTGGTGTATTGGTCAATACAATTCTTTTTCCTCAAAGactgaaacaataaataatgaaaacttATGTTTCAAAGAGTTTGTTTGTGTAACTGGTCCCTAAAATATTGTCTTCTATCTatctttatacatttttaaatatccaTCCATGTTGCACTGGAGGAGTACCTGGAGGAAGGAAATGCAGAAGAACCCGGATCCTCACTGGCAACATGCTGGCCTCAATTTGAATATTGTCATAGAATAAAGAAAGATCAATGCtgtgaataaaatatatatcaggTACTTGAATTAAATGGGTCAGCAGTCAGAAATCCAGCTTCTATGCATCATCAGTACGAGGATCAAATGTGAACAGAAATCCCTGGAAATAAACTACAGGCTTCTGTCATCACATCACTCATTACTAGAAACAGTGCCCTTTTTCCTTGgatgattttttaaaaataaagcaattATGCCATGTATGCATGCACAGATATTTAAAAAGTCAGTATGTGATTCATGATGACTTTTAGACAATCATGTATGTGGTCAAAACCCAGAACAGGaagaatcatgtaagtacaTTAACTTCAAATGCCCAACCAcaagtgctacatgtaagtgcaaCTAAAGGAGgagatgtgtctttagtctgcggcggaagatgtgcagactttctgctgtcGATGTCAATGCgtagctcgttccaccatttaggagcagtgttgccaactcctcagtaaggagagcagctattggctgtcctaaaagtcgctagatgtcgctaaatgacgtcatcgcctaatttgcataatgtaatggtcgcTATAGGACGCAcggaaagtgagaaaaaaacaccctaaatatctttagaacttaaaataagctttcttctacagaagcgtattacattcacttcacaaaaaaattattctgtttttctgggatTATTATCTCAGAAATTCCGAGACAAaagccccaaaaaataaaaaataaaattgaatgcaatacgcttccgtattcttctgttgattatttttttatcttgccattgaaataggccatcacttctcaaaataacctcatgactttaatgctggaTCTAGtcccacatacataaatcgattttgtcctgtattgttaaatgttagaatatcaaatttaatcaaaaggctgttatgtaGGGTGGAACGTCTAGCTCTAGGTCCAACCCTCATGctttgatgtgcgccgcaggatgatgtgcgctgcaggatgaagtgcgccacaggacgatGTGCCTG
The genomic region above belongs to Pleuronectes platessa chromosome 4, fPlePla1.1, whole genome shotgun sequence and contains:
- the LOC128439007 gene encoding T-box transcription factor TBX2 translates to MRSFSEPCVPSAAPHAFPTRAGDAPLRGTVLSGHPLISAVTVSPRGSPEPRLDPMIHTSPPGQSAILCRPHEILEGGEMQDDQPKVYLEAGDLWRQFHKRGTEMIITKSGRRMFPPLRTRCVGMDRKAKYILLMDIVAADDCRYKFHNSRWMVAGKADPEMPKRMYLHPDSPATGEQWMSKVVNFHKLKLTNNMSDKHGFTILNSMHKYQPRFHIVKVNDILKLPYSTFRTYVFSETEFIAVTAYQNDKITQLKIDNNPFAKGFREMGNGRREKRKLQHSSQKPKQMRMTNLKPEPIQDSPPQYPGNPESPDADESDVDENDHVVDILQEKKETRPGPKISITGSRVQTPDRTQRETDSRSSRVLSTTADGASGSEPQDSEKEQMCKLHSTVAQSCVYPLESNSHLWDPSSPSSVYRSAQVNTWNSCSAADRAASCGLNPAAAFRTPSAAGFPFSLQQHALVQDLLGLSHFGGLVFYPFTSLSLRSKVDFRACPSVHSRDYFTYPMLSSSVPRVIGGGLKYLIPDLLMLPTTEQENLVDDADIDCSKDESQTGRQF